The Cygnus atratus isolate AKBS03 ecotype Queensland, Australia chromosome 2, CAtr_DNAZoo_HiC_assembly, whole genome shotgun sequence genome window below encodes:
- the RANBP9 gene encoding ran-binding protein 9 isoform X2 — translation MGIGLSAQGVNMNRLPGWDKHSYGYHGDDGHSFCSSGTGQPYGPTFTTGDVIGCCVNLINNTCFYTKNGHSLGIAFTDLPPNLYPTVGLQTPGEVVDANFGQHPFVFDIEDYMREWRTKIQAQIDRFPIGDREGEWQTMIQKMVSSYLVHHGYCATAEAFARSTDQTVLEELASIKNRQRIQKLVLAGRMGEAIETTQQLYPSLLERNPNLLFALKVRQFIEMVNGTDSEVRCLGGHSPKSQDSYPVSPRSFSSPSMSPSHGMNIHNLATGKGSSTHFSGFESSCSNGVISNKVHQSYCHSKHTTTSLNVPELNNINVSRSQQVNSYSSNDVDMETDHYSNGVAETSSNGFLNEVDSSQLRRQLCGGSQAAIERMIHFGRELQAMSEQLRRECGKNTANKKMLKDAFSLLAYSDPWSSPVGNQLDPIQREPVCSVLNSAILETHNLPKQPPLALAMGQASQCLGLMARSGIGSCAFATVEDYLH, via the exons ATGGGAATTGGGCTTTCAGCACAGGGTGTGAACATGAATAGGTTACCAG GTTGGGATAAACATTCATATGGTTACCATGGAGATGATGGACATTCATTCTGTTCCTCTGGAACCGGACAACCCTACGGTCCAACATTTACTACGGGTGATGTCATTGGTTGTTGTGTCAACCTTATCAATAATACCTGCTTCTACACCAAGAATGGACATAGCTTGG gCATCGCTTTCACAGATTTACCG CCAAACTTGTACCCTACAGTAGGGCTTCAGACACCaggagaagttgtggatgctaATTTTGGACAACACCCATTTGTATTTGATATTGAAGACTATATGCGAGAATGGAGAACCAAAATTCAAGCACAGATTGACAGATTTCCAATAGGAGATCGGGAAGGAGAATGGCAAACAATGATTCAGAA aatggTGTCATCTTACTTAGTTCACCATGGATACTGTGCAACAGCAGAGGCATTCGCCAGGTCCACAGACCAGACTGTGCTAGAAGAATTAGCTTCCATTAAAAATAGACAAA GAATTCAGAAATTGGTTTTAGCAGGAAGAATGGGAGAAGCCATTGAAACAACACAACAGTTGTATCCAAGTTTACTAGAAAGAAATCCTAATCTCTTATTTGCATTAAA GGTGCGCCAGTTTATAGAGATGGTGAATGGTACAGACAGTGAAGTGCGGTGTTTGGGAGGCCACAGTCCAAAATCTCAAGATAGTTACCCTGTTAGCCCACGATCATTTAGTAGTCCTAGCATGAGCCCTAGCCATGGAATGAACATTCACAATTTGGCAACAGGCAAAGGGAGCAGCACACACTTTTCTG GGTTTGAAAGTAGTTGCAGTAATGGAGTAATATCAAATAAAGTGCATCAATCGTACTGTCACAGTAAACATACGACCACCAGCTTGAATGTACCAGAGCTCAACAACATAAATGTGTCAAGATCACAGCAGGTTAACAGCTATTCCAG CAATGATGTAGACATGGAAACAGATCACTACTCCAATGGGGTTGCTGAGACTTCATCCAATGGCTTCCTAAATG AAGTAGATTCAAGTCAGTTAAGGCGTCAACTGTGCGGTGGCAGCCAAGCAGCTATCGAACGAATGATCCATTTTGGAAGAGAATTGCAAGCAATGAGTGAGCAACTAAGAAGAGAATGTggcaaaaacacagcaaataagAAAATGCTCAAG GATGCTTTTAGTTTACTTGCATATTCGGATCCCTGGAGCAGCCCTGTTGGAAATCAGCTTGACCCGATACAAAGAGAACCCGTGTGCTCTGTGCTTAATAGTGCAATACTAG AGACTCACAATCTGCCAAAGCAACCACCGCTTGCCCTCGCGATGGGACAAGCGTCACAGTGTCTAGGATTGATGGCTCGATCAGGAATTGGATCCTGCGCGTTTGCCACAGTGGAAGATTACCTACACTAG